The Aminithiophilus ramosus genome contains a region encoding:
- a CDS encoding ribosome maturation factor RimP yields MRKQEVTSVFQETLASLVEDLGYEPVGVEVVKESGLPVLRVYIDSLGGIGVDDCTRVSRHLSEYLDTHEDIFPTRYTLEVSSPGLERPLFRREDYRRFAGRKARLKLSKKIEGKKQMTARLEGLSDEGIRLLLEEGTEIAVPFEIIVKAHLVFDEAPKGQKGRKG; encoded by the coding sequence TTGCGGAAACAGGAGGTGACGTCCGTGTTTCAGGAGACATTGGCTTCTCTTGTCGAGGACCTCGGCTATGAGCCGGTCGGCGTCGAGGTTGTCAAGGAATCGGGTCTCCCCGTGCTTCGGGTTTACATCGACAGCCTCGGAGGCATTGGCGTTGATGATTGTACCCGCGTTTCTCGACATCTCAGCGAATACCTTGATACCCACGAAGATATTTTCCCGACGCGCTATACACTGGAAGTCAGCTCGCCCGGCCTGGAGAGGCCTCTTTTTCGACGAGAAGATTATCGGCGTTTTGCCGGACGGAAGGCTCGCCTCAAGCTGTCGAAAAAAATAGAGGGGAAAAAGCAGATGACGGCTCGTCTCGAGGGCCTTTCCGATGAGGGGATTCGCCTCCTCCTCGAAGAGGGAACCGAGATTGCCGTTCCTTTTGAGATCATCGTAAAGGCCCACCTCGTCTTCGACGAGGCGCCCAAAGGTCAAAAGGGGAGAAAAGGTTAA
- a CDS encoding septal ring lytic transglycosylase RlpA family protein, with product MRQGRRLLFALLLLVVLAATSGEAYPSQIQERGKALAWTVGGIVIATFPESMKGELNDLSRRFDSHYKKGFPLSALRIEGKGDRWHLSLAGQLLLPLTAQACRFHRSKGKTLAAQWLSNLMEALMRLSPVPHDRPTLGGKTQTEGRVSWYGGNGWQGRRMASGETFDDRQLTAASVDLPFGTLVRLSHPRTGKKVVVRICDRFKGHKGRLLDISLGAAEALGIRRQGVTRLDVEVLGLASRVGGS from the coding sequence ATGCGGCAGGGGCGGCGCCTTTTGTTTGCTCTCCTTCTTCTTGTTGTCCTTGCGGCGACATCGGGCGAGGCCTATCCCTCCCAGATTCAGGAGAGGGGTAAAGCCTTGGCCTGGACGGTGGGAGGAATCGTCATCGCCACCTTTCCCGAGTCCATGAAGGGCGAGCTGAATGACCTGTCCCGCCGTTTCGACAGCCACTACAAAAAGGGATTCCCGCTCAGCGCCCTGCGCATCGAAGGTAAAGGCGACCGCTGGCACCTGTCCCTGGCCGGCCAGCTTCTGCTGCCGCTGACGGCTCAAGCCTGCCGATTTCACCGTTCCAAAGGAAAGACTCTGGCCGCCCAATGGCTCTCCAATCTCATGGAGGCTCTGATGCGTCTCTCACCCGTGCCTCATGACCGACCAACGCTGGGAGGGAAGACTCAGACGGAGGGAAGGGTCTCCTGGTACGGAGGGAACGGCTGGCAGGGGCGCAGGATGGCCAGCGGCGAGACCTTCGATGACCGACAGCTGACGGCGGCATCCGTCGATCTCCCCTTCGGCACTCTCGTGCGCCTCTCGCATCCCCGCACGGGGAAGAAGGTCGTCGTCAGGATCTGTGACCGTTTCAAGGGACATAAGGGACGGCTTCTCGACATCTCTCTCGGTGCTGCAGAGGCTCTCGGCATCAGAAGGCAGGGGGTGACCCGCCTTGACGTCGAGGTCTTGGGGCTGGCATCGCGAGTGGGCGGCTCCTGA
- the rnpM gene encoding RNase P modulator RnpM, protein MAEALKTRDKRSRPRTCVGCGEENPKREMFRVARDSAGGVAIDTSGRAPGRGAYLCRKRSCVESARKRNALARTLRVSLSPELYEELLALCPEEDPS, encoded by the coding sequence ATGGCAGAAGCCCTAAAGACGCGGGACAAACGCAGCCGTCCCAGAACCTGTGTCGGCTGTGGCGAGGAAAACCCCAAGAGGGAGATGTTCCGTGTTGCCCGCGATTCCGCGGGGGGAGTGGCAATCGACACGTCCGGCCGAGCGCCTGGTCGCGGAGCCTATCTCTGCCGGAAGAGGAGCTGCGTCGAGTCGGCACGCAAGAGAAACGCCTTAGCCCGAACCCTTCGCGTGTCCTTATCCCCCGAACTTTACGAGGAACTTCTCGCCCTCTGCCCGGAAGAGGACCCCTCTTGA
- the rbfA gene encoding 30S ribosome-binding factor RbfA: MATFRIERINKELLRVINDLLHKDIKNETAREAILTEVTCSKDLGHAKIYFITLDPERRTIVQGALTNVAGQIRSHLGKVLRLRVIPELHFLVDFAEEKARKMDCLLDSIHKDGRTPVDEESAH; encoded by the coding sequence ATGGCGACTTTTCGGATTGAAAGAATCAACAAAGAGCTTCTTCGCGTCATCAATGACCTTCTGCATAAGGATATCAAGAATGAAACGGCTCGGGAGGCCATCCTCACCGAAGTCACTTGTTCCAAAGACCTGGGCCACGCGAAAATCTATTTCATCACGCTTGATCCCGAAAGAAGAACGATCGTCCAGGGCGCTTTGACTAACGTCGCCGGGCAGATTCGGAGCCATCTCGGCAAGGTCTTGCGTCTGAGGGTCATCCCCGAGTTGCATTTTCTCGTGGATTTTGCAGAGGAAAAGGCCCGCAAGATGGATTGTCTTCTCGATTCCATTCATAAAGATGGGAGGACGCCTGTTGACGAAGAGTCTGCCCATTGA
- the infB gene encoding translation initiation factor IF-2, giving the protein MPLSKIRVYELAKMLDMSNKELMEILESLKVDVKTHMSSIDTETAQLVEDTIKSPKKEVTPPAEEDGAMVCLTVPSGSSVGDVAKVLCVPAGDVVKRLVEAGMMVPAGAPADSAVLEALGVAFGKKLVAASDEQPLAEKNSRPQPKGDNLVERPPIVTVMGHVDHGKTTLLDHIRHTRVADREAGGITQHIGASVVSYNAKRIVFLDTPGHAAFTSMRARGAQVTDIAILVVAADDGVMPQTIEALNHAKAAGVPIIVALNKIDKAGANPDKIRQQLSDQGLVPEEWGGDTIVVEISAKQGIGIDNLLEMILILAEMLELRADPAVEPEGVVVEAELDKGKGPVATVIVRQGTLHRGDIVLTDTTTGRIRAMIDASGNYVDEAGPSMPVELLGLSDVPQPGERFHRVGSEREARGHIADIEELRRRREQENRVKRMTLEELYSQMQQGEVPQLNVVLKCDVQGTAEAIRASLEKLATDEVGISIVHVGVGRISESDVMLAAASNAIIIGFDVRPDANAKKISDSQGVQIRLYRVIYDIIDDVRAALEGMLAPTLREKVIGQVEIRAAFKVPKAGKIAGCYVLDGIVRRNAKVRLVRDGIVYWEGSLSSLKRFKDDVREVAAGYECGMSFTNFQDFSENDIVEVFEIIEEKRSL; this is encoded by the coding sequence ATGCCATTGAGTAAAATTCGCGTTTATGAACTTGCCAAAATGCTGGACATGTCGAACAAGGAGTTGATGGAGATCCTCGAATCGCTTAAAGTTGACGTCAAAACCCACATGAGCTCCATAGACACGGAAACCGCTCAGCTCGTGGAAGATACGATCAAATCGCCCAAAAAAGAGGTCACCCCTCCTGCAGAGGAGGACGGTGCCATGGTCTGCCTCACCGTTCCCTCTGGCTCGTCCGTCGGTGATGTGGCCAAAGTGCTCTGCGTGCCTGCCGGTGACGTCGTCAAACGCCTCGTCGAGGCCGGAATGATGGTGCCCGCAGGGGCTCCGGCCGATTCGGCCGTCCTGGAGGCCTTGGGTGTCGCCTTCGGCAAGAAACTCGTCGCCGCCTCCGATGAACAGCCACTTGCCGAGAAGAACTCTCGCCCTCAGCCCAAAGGAGACAACCTCGTCGAGCGTCCGCCCATCGTGACGGTCATGGGACACGTCGATCACGGCAAGACGACACTCCTCGACCACATCCGTCACACCCGCGTCGCCGACCGCGAAGCCGGAGGCATTACCCAGCATATCGGTGCCTCCGTCGTGTCCTACAACGCCAAGCGCATCGTTTTTCTCGACACGCCGGGACACGCCGCCTTCACCTCCATGAGGGCGAGGGGCGCCCAGGTCACGGATATCGCCATCCTCGTCGTCGCCGCCGATGACGGTGTCATGCCCCAGACGATCGAGGCCCTCAATCACGCCAAGGCGGCAGGGGTTCCCATCATCGTCGCCCTCAATAAAATCGATAAGGCCGGAGCCAATCCCGATAAGATCCGTCAGCAGCTCTCCGACCAGGGCCTGGTCCCCGAGGAATGGGGCGGCGACACGATCGTCGTCGAAATCTCGGCAAAGCAGGGTATCGGCATCGATAATCTCCTGGAAATGATCCTTATCCTGGCGGAAATGTTGGAGCTTCGGGCCGACCCCGCCGTCGAGCCCGAAGGCGTCGTCGTCGAGGCCGAACTGGACAAGGGGAAGGGTCCCGTCGCCACCGTCATCGTCCGCCAGGGCACGCTTCATCGAGGCGACATTGTCCTTACCGATACGACGACGGGCCGTATCCGGGCCATGATCGACGCCTCCGGCAACTACGTCGACGAGGCCGGTCCCAGCATGCCCGTCGAACTCCTGGGCCTTTCCGACGTCCCGCAGCCCGGCGAGCGTTTCCATCGCGTCGGAAGCGAGCGCGAGGCACGAGGCCATATCGCCGACATCGAAGAGCTGAGACGCCGCCGGGAACAGGAAAACCGCGTCAAGAGAATGACACTTGAGGAGCTCTACAGTCAGATGCAGCAGGGAGAGGTGCCGCAGCTGAACGTCGTCCTCAAGTGCGACGTTCAGGGGACGGCCGAGGCCATCAGGGCCTCCCTCGAGAAGCTGGCCACCGACGAAGTGGGAATCAGTATCGTCCATGTCGGAGTCGGCCGGATCTCCGAGTCGGATGTCATGCTGGCCGCCGCCTCCAATGCCATCATCATCGGATTTGACGTTCGCCCCGACGCCAATGCAAAAAAGATCTCCGACAGCCAGGGCGTCCAGATACGCCTCTACCGTGTCATTTACGACATCATCGACGATGTCCGGGCCGCCCTCGAGGGCATGCTGGCTCCGACCCTGAGAGAAAAGGTCATCGGCCAAGTCGAGATACGGGCTGCCTTCAAAGTTCCCAAAGCGGGCAAAATCGCCGGTTGCTACGTTCTTGACGGGATCGTCAGACGAAACGCGAAAGTTCGTCTCGTTCGTGACGGCATCGTCTACTGGGAGGGCTCTCTCTCCAGCCTCAAACGGTTCAAAGACGATGTTCGTGAAGTCGCCGCAGGCTACGAATGTGGCATGAGCTTCACCAACTTCCAAGACTTCAGCGAAAACGACATCGTGGAAGTTTTCGAGATCATCGAGGAAAAACGGAGCCTCTAA
- a CDS encoding DUF503 domain-containing protein, with protein sequence MNRRLVPSLGVFWLRIFLPQATSLKDRRRIVRSLIDKTRRQNVSVADVGPLGSHTEACLLFAVAGSSIESASRFIDSLERQICRLEEQAFFEIRESRREVEVYGDFSD encoded by the coding sequence GTGAACCGACGGCTTGTCCCCTCCCTGGGCGTCTTCTGGCTGCGGATTTTTCTCCCTCAGGCGACGAGCCTGAAAGACAGGCGCCGCATCGTCCGCTCCCTCATCGATAAGACGCGGAGGCAGAACGTTTCCGTTGCCGATGTGGGGCCGCTCGGGAGCCACACCGAGGCCTGCCTCCTCTTTGCCGTTGCCGGATCTTCGATCGAATCGGCGTCGCGGTTCATTGATTCACTGGAACGACAGATCTGTCGTCTGGAAGAACAGGCTTTTTTCGAAATCCGGGAAAGCAGACGGGAGGTCGAAGTCTATGGCGACTTTTCGGATTGA
- the nusA gene encoding transcription termination factor NusA: protein MQLGRDFARALIQIEQDKGLSSEVIIASLEAALVSAYRKHKGGNQNVEVLLDKDMGEITIYEVRQVVDDVSSEDTEITPLEAAELGYEGLVSGDLLRMEVQPEDFGRIAAQTARQVIIQRLKDAERQIIFEEFSDRIGDLVNGVIFKSEGDQALVRLNDRTEAILPREERIVGEKYEMGTRMKFYLLDVRRTTRGPRIVVSRTHPGLLRRLLEMEVPEIQEGTVEIRGIVREAGARAKVAVASLDANVDPIGACVGNNGTRIRSVSDELGGERIDIILWNGDSLAYIRNALSPAKVMRVEPILEQERSVRAYVRPDQLSLAIGKAGQNVRLGARLTGWKIDIKVIEPERLPTLQDLFEDIIVKGSDEELWQKP, encoded by the coding sequence ATGCAGCTCGGCCGTGATTTTGCCCGCGCCCTGATCCAGATCGAACAGGACAAGGGGCTCTCATCGGAGGTTATCATTGCCAGTCTGGAGGCGGCGCTGGTTTCCGCCTACAGAAAGCACAAAGGCGGCAACCAGAACGTCGAGGTTCTTCTCGATAAGGATATGGGCGAGATTACGATCTACGAGGTCCGTCAGGTCGTCGATGACGTCTCCTCCGAGGATACGGAAATCACACCTCTTGAGGCTGCCGAACTCGGTTACGAGGGGCTTGTCTCGGGCGACCTGCTTCGTATGGAAGTTCAGCCCGAAGATTTCGGGCGCATCGCGGCTCAGACGGCCCGCCAGGTCATCATTCAGAGACTGAAGGACGCCGAGCGCCAGATCATCTTCGAGGAATTCTCCGACCGCATCGGCGATCTCGTCAACGGCGTCATTTTCAAGTCCGAGGGTGATCAGGCTCTTGTTCGCTTAAACGACAGGACCGAGGCTATCCTGCCCAGGGAGGAGCGTATCGTCGGCGAAAAATATGAAATGGGTACGAGGATGAAGTTCTATCTTCTCGATGTTCGTCGCACGACGCGCGGGCCCCGTATCGTCGTCTCCAGGACCCATCCCGGCCTTCTGCGCCGTCTGCTGGAGATGGAGGTTCCCGAAATCCAGGAGGGGACCGTGGAGATCCGAGGCATTGTCCGCGAGGCTGGAGCGAGGGCCAAGGTGGCGGTCGCTTCCCTCGACGCCAACGTCGACCCCATAGGGGCCTGTGTGGGCAACAACGGCACGCGTATCCGTTCCGTCAGTGATGAGCTGGGCGGCGAACGTATCGATATCATTCTCTGGAACGGAGATAGCCTCGCCTATATCCGCAACGCTCTTTCTCCGGCCAAGGTCATGCGCGTAGAACCCATCCTCGAGCAGGAACGGTCGGTACGAGCCTACGTGCGTCCCGATCAGCTCTCCCTGGCCATCGGCAAAGCCGGCCAGAATGTGCGCCTCGGCGCACGCCTTACGGGATGGAAGATCGATATCAAGGTGATCGAACCGGAACGTCTTCCGACATTGCAGGATCTCTTTGAAGATATAATAGTCAAGGGAAGCGATGAGGAGCTATGGCAGAAGCCCTAA
- the ispF gene encoding 2-C-methyl-D-erythritol 2,4-cyclodiphosphate synthase, which yields MKSSWSFVIVAGGKGLRLGGTPKQLRLLGGSPLWTWSARCAQVLFDAGEIAELVLVVPSGQEELFDRSFLTMPLRCVAGGTTRTDSVRSGLSAASGAFVLVHDGARPFLSPGLCRRLMAATTERHGAIPLCPVNDALKIQTKSGPVSLDRGTVRATQTPQAFPRRPLLNVLGEGATFLDEAEAWLESGGGLSTVEGDRMNFKITDEADWKIARALAAKPVTVRTGHGFDVHPLVPGRALFLGGVRVEAPLGLDGHSDADIVCHAVSDALLGAAGLPDLGTLFPASEERYRDADSYELLRQVLLRVVAEGWDILWVDVTLHAQIPRLGSCLASVRDRMGELFDREEEPRFNIKVKSGEKVGSVGSGASMECHALATIRRGG from the coding sequence ATGAAATCCTCCTGGTCCTTTGTCATCGTGGCTGGAGGCAAGGGACTTCGCCTGGGCGGCACGCCCAAACAGCTCCGTTTGCTTGGAGGTTCCCCCCTCTGGACCTGGAGCGCTCGCTGCGCCCAGGTCCTTTTCGACGCAGGTGAAATCGCCGAACTGGTCCTCGTCGTTCCGTCCGGCCAGGAGGAGCTCTTCGATCGATCCTTTCTGACGATGCCCCTTCGTTGCGTCGCAGGAGGGACGACGCGGACCGATTCCGTTCGCTCGGGGCTCTCAGCCGCCAGCGGAGCCTTTGTTCTCGTTCACGACGGGGCCCGCCCCTTCCTCTCTCCCGGTCTCTGTCGCCGCCTCATGGCGGCGACGACGGAACGACACGGCGCCATCCCCCTCTGTCCCGTCAACGATGCCCTCAAGATTCAGACGAAAAGCGGCCCCGTCTCTCTGGACAGGGGAACCGTCCGGGCAACCCAGACTCCGCAGGCCTTCCCCCGCAGGCCCCTTCTCAATGTTCTCGGGGAGGGCGCGACCTTTCTCGACGAGGCCGAGGCCTGGCTGGAAAGCGGGGGAGGCCTTTCAACGGTGGAGGGAGATCGCATGAATTTCAAGATAACAGATGAGGCGGACTGGAAGATCGCTCGAGCCCTGGCGGCCAAGCCGGTTACGGTGCGGACGGGGCACGGCTTCGACGTACACCCTCTTGTGCCCGGCAGAGCTCTCTTCCTGGGCGGCGTTCGCGTCGAGGCCCCCCTCGGGCTGGATGGCCATTCCGATGCCGATATCGTTTGCCACGCCGTCTCCGATGCCCTTCTCGGCGCCGCGGGACTTCCCGACCTGGGGACCCTCTTCCCCGCCTCGGAGGAGCGCTATCGGGACGCCGACAGCTATGAACTGCTTCGCCAGGTGCTCCTCCGCGTCGTCGCCGAAGGATGGGATATTCTCTGGGTCGATGTGACGCTGCATGCCCAGATCCCCCGCCTTGGTTCCTGCCTCGCCTCGGTAAGAGACAGGATGGGCGAGCTTTTCGACAGGGAAGAGGAGCCACGATTCAACATCAAAGTGAAATCGGGCGAGAAGGTGGGATCGGTGGGCTCCGGCGCCTCGATGGAATGTCACGCTCTGGCGACGATCCGTAGGGGAGGTTGA
- the guaB gene encoding IMP dehydrogenase → MSFEEKFVAYEGYTFDDVLLVPGYSEVLPATVEVGSYLTSQIPMNIPICSAAMDTVTTGRLAIAIAREGGIGFVHRNQTPEQQAAEIDKVKRSESGVIVDPFYLNPNDPVTAALALMEHYHISGVPIVDEKKILVGIITNRDLRFVTDFEQPIDNIMTKENLITAPEGTTLEGAKSILMVHKVEKLPIVDGQGKLKGLITIKDLQKVKDFPQANKDSHGRLRVGAAVGVGADVVDRAKILVTSGVDALVVDTAHGHARAVIETVRSLRRLFPDLPLVGGNIATGDAAEALIEAGADGVKVGVGPGSICTTRIIAGIGVPQLAAVYNVARVAHGRGKKVIADGGIRFSGDVTKALAAGADTVMIGSLFAGTEESPGETVIHRGRSFKTYRGMGSLGAMKGGCSKDRYFQENTSEDKLVPEGIEGMVPYKGPLTAVVYQLVGGLRAGMGYVGAADVADLHEKGRFVKITSASVKESHPHDVVVTKEAPNYSAE, encoded by the coding sequence ATGAGTTTCGAGGAAAAATTTGTCGCCTACGAAGGATACACCTTCGACGATGTCCTTCTCGTGCCGGGATACAGCGAAGTCCTGCCCGCCACCGTCGAGGTCGGCTCTTACCTGACGTCCCAGATCCCCATGAATATTCCCATCTGCAGCGCCGCCATGGATACGGTCACGACGGGGCGGTTGGCCATCGCCATTGCCCGAGAGGGCGGCATCGGCTTTGTCCACCGCAACCAGACACCGGAACAGCAGGCGGCGGAAATCGATAAGGTCAAGAGGTCCGAATCGGGCGTCATCGTCGATCCCTTTTACCTGAACCCCAACGATCCCGTGACGGCCGCCCTTGCCCTCATGGAACACTATCACATCTCGGGTGTCCCCATCGTCGACGAAAAGAAGATCCTCGTCGGCATCATCACCAACAGAGACCTTCGATTCGTCACCGATTTCGAGCAGCCCATCGACAATATCATGACCAAGGAGAACCTGATCACGGCTCCCGAGGGAACGACGCTGGAGGGGGCCAAGTCCATCCTCATGGTCCACAAGGTGGAGAAGCTCCCCATCGTCGACGGTCAGGGAAAGCTGAAGGGGCTCATTACCATCAAGGACCTTCAGAAAGTCAAAGATTTTCCTCAGGCCAACAAGGACAGCCACGGCCGCCTGCGCGTCGGAGCTGCCGTCGGCGTCGGTGCCGATGTCGTGGACCGAGCCAAGATCCTCGTCACCTCAGGAGTCGACGCCCTCGTCGTCGATACGGCTCACGGCCATGCCAGGGCCGTCATCGAAACCGTGCGCAGCCTGCGCAGACTCTTTCCCGACCTTCCCCTCGTCGGAGGCAACATCGCCACGGGCGATGCCGCCGAGGCTCTTATCGAGGCCGGAGCCGACGGCGTCAAGGTCGGCGTCGGTCCCGGTTCGATCTGCACGACGCGTATTATCGCCGGTATCGGAGTTCCTCAGTTGGCCGCCGTCTACAACGTGGCCCGCGTCGCCCACGGAAGGGGCAAGAAGGTCATTGCCGACGGAGGAATCCGTTTTTCCGGAGACGTCACGAAGGCTCTTGCCGCCGGAGCGGACACGGTGATGATCGGATCCCTTTTCGCGGGGACGGAGGAAAGCCCGGGTGAAACGGTCATTCATAGAGGGCGCTCCTTCAAGACGTACAGAGGCATGGGATCGTTGGGTGCCATGAAGGGCGGCTGCAGCAAGGATCGCTACTTCCAGGAGAACACGTCGGAGGATAAATTGGTCCCGGAAGGAATCGAAGGAATGGTTCCCTATAAAGGCCCCCTCACGGCCGTCGTCTATCAGCTCGTCGGAGGACTCCGGGCCGGCATGGGATATGTCGGTGCCGCCGACGTGGCAGACCTGCACGAAAAAGGTCGTTTCGTCAAAATCACCAGTGCCTCCGTCAAGGAAAGCCATCCCCACGATGTGGTCGTGACGAAGGAAGCGCCCAACTATTCGGCCGAGTGA